Within the Flavobacteriales bacterium genome, the region CGTCGGGCTTCACCGTTCCGTACATCACATCGTATACGTGGGCAACAAGGTCGTCCCGCGCATCGTCCTCGGTAATAAAGGTGCGCAGTTTCGCGTCTTTGATCGCGATCTTTTCAACGCGCGGACGCTTATCGATCAGCGCGTCGATCTCCTCGTCGCTCATTTGATTCCCACGCTCCCGAAGGGTCTGTTTTTTCTCGTTTTTCAGAAAATCCTCCATCCCCTTTACCATACCATAAAAGGCGGTTTCGGCGGTATTTGGAATAAAACTGAAAACGCTGTTATCGAGGTCTTCATTAATGGTTTCGAGAACCGGCGCACAAACGCGTCGGCCCAATTCAATGCGCTCGCGGTAGATCTCGGCATCGCTACCGCGGCTAAAATAAATGCGCTCGAACGAGCATGCTTTTCGCTCTACCGCATCCTTGATGCGCTTTACGTCGTACGATCCATTCTTCTTCACGATCAAAGCACAGCCCGGGTCCAGTTCCTGGACGCTCTCGAAAGGAACGTTGAACGCCGTCATGATCACGGGGCGTTCGCTGGCCGCCACCACAATCTCGTCGTCAGCGTACCAATAGGTAGGGCGTATTCCGGCCGGGTCGCGCAGCACGAACGCATCGCCGTGACCAACGAGTCCGGCCATGGCATAACCGCCGTCCCATTTCTTCGACGATTTCTTCAAGATATCCTGCAGGTCCATATGCTCGGCGATCAGCTTGGTCGCCTCCTGCTTGGTTACTCCGAGTTCCTTCTTGAACTTGTAGTAAAGCTCGTCGTTTTGCTCGTCGATAAAGTGTCCGATCTTCTCCAGAATGGTCACCGTATCGGCCTTCTTCTTCGGGTGCTGACCCAAGGCCACGAGTTCGTTGAACAACTCGTCGACATTGGTCATATTGAAGTTTCCGGCCAAAATGAGGTTACGGGTCATCCAGTTGTTCTGACGAAGGAAAGGGTGACAAGCCTCAATGCTGTTTTTTCCGTAGGTGCCGTAACGCAAGTGCGCCAAAAACAGCTCTCCGCTAAAGGGCAAGTTCTCCTTGAGCCACTGCACGTCCTTGGTGCGTTCCGGGTTTTCCGAAAAAGCCTGAATAAAACGCGCATTGATTTTTTTGAAGATGTCCTGAATGGGCCGGCTCTTGATCGATCGGCGGCGCGATATATACCGCTTGCCCGGCGGCACATCGAGCTTCACGTTCGCCAAACCGGCACCGTCTTGCCCACGGTTGTGCTGCTTCTCCATGAGCAGATACATCTTGTTGAGGCCGTAAAAAGCCGTACCGCATTTCTCGACGTAGTATTCGAGTGGTTTACGGAGTCGCAGCATCGCAATGCCACATTCGTGTTTGATCGGATCGCTCATAGGACACCTTCGCTAAATGAGCCCAAAAGTTACGAAGATTTAATGTGGCGAAAGATGAACTGAATTAAGTGAAAATCCGATATTGTCGTTCGGTTTCCTTGAATTTATCCTATGCATCGGACTCCCCCATCGCGCCGCAAGGCGCAAATACTCATTTGGCTGTTTTTGTTTTTTCTGCCTTCGGCAGGATGGGCACAATCCGGTTTCCAACTCAGCGTGAGCGTCGTGCCGAACACCACCTGCGCCAAGGGAACTGACGGTGAAATTCACATGACCTTGCAGAATGGCTTACCCCCGTACCAGGTCATTTGGGAAGGGCCCAATGGTCCACTGAGTGCGTCGGGAAGTGCCTCATCGAATAATTTGTCGGCGACGAATTTGATCAGTGGAGACTATTTTTTAACCGTAACGGACCGGGGCGGTGGTGTTATTAAAGACAATTTCTTCGTAGCCGATGAATCCGATCCCTGTGGTCAAATCGATGAAACCATAACGCACCCTTCTTCGGCAACGAGTCAGGATGGCGCGCTGAGCTTAGTCATACCTTTTGGCACCGGGTCGTATATTTTAGTCCTGGAGGACAGTCAAGGGAACACCGTGGATTCAGTTTTTGCAACTGCTCCCATGCCACCGAGTCTCGACTATACGAATCTGGGACCCAGTGTATACAGTTTATCGGTCATCGATCAAAACGGGTGTCCGGCGAGGGGTGGTACTTACGTACTTATTGGAGGCCTACAGGCAAATATTGCTTTAACCCACCCGTCGTGCTTTGGCCAACAGGGATCGGCATCGATAACGGTTACGATCGGAACCCCTCCCTATCAATACCTCTGGAGTAACGGTAGCTCCGGTTCCGCAGTTCAACTTGCAGCAGGCAACTATTCAGTCACCGTATCGGACAGTACAGGGAGATTCACGATAAAGTCGTTGACCATGACCTCCCCGCCCGAGATTACCCTTGCCGAACAGATTCAGAATGAATCGATCTCCGGGTACGACAACGGTGCCGTTTCGGTTTCCGCATCGGGCGGAGTACCACCCTACACCTACGAATGGTCGACCGGTAATTTGGGCACGACCTTGTCGAACCTTTCAAATGGGAACTATACGGTTACCGTTACGGATCAAGTCGGATGTGAACATATCGAATCATACAACGTGCTTCCCGGAATCCTTTCCGTAAGTGTCCAACCCAATCCGCAGTACGGCACGGCCGATCAGCTGATCAATGTACAAGTGACCTACGGTGTACCGCCCTTCGCGTACTCGTGGTCGGATGGATCAACGGGCAACGACATTCAAATGAGTCCGGGTACGTACACGGTTACCGTCACGGACTCCGAAGGATCGTTTAACTCTGAGGTTTTCACCGTATTCAATACACTCCCATTGGGTGTCGTTGGTAACGGAATAGCAGAAAGTGTAGTTGGAGCAAACGACGGTGCGGCGATCGCATCGGCCATCAACGGTTATTCCCCTTATCAGTATCTATGGAATACCGGGGCAACGATCTCCATTTTGAACGGCATGAGTCCGGGGTCTTATTCAGTTACCGTTACCGATGCTCTTGGCTGCAAGGCCGAAACTACTGTCACTATAGTGCCCGGTGCACCGATCTTGAATGTTTATCAGGTTCCTACCCACAACCAATGCCATGGCGACTCATTAGGCGCGGTCACCATTTTGACCACGGGGGGTAGTCCACCACTTCAGTTTCACTGGAGCGATGGTTCATCGGATCAAAATAGAAGCGGTCTCGCAGCAGGGCAGTATACCCTTACCGTCTCCGATGCAGGACAGCAGACTTATATTTTACCCTTGTCGATCAATGAACCTACCGAGTTACATACGAATCTATCTTTGAAGTCATGAGTCCGTCAGTGGCCAAAGCGATGGATCGGCGTTGGTGATCCCTACGGGTGGAATTCCACCGTACCAAGTGCTTTGGTCTACGGGATCCACGAACGACGCCATTGTATACCTTTCGTCCGGTGCATACGGGGTCACCGTAACCGATGACAATGGCTGCTCACTGAAGAATAACTTCAACATTCTCGTAGGCGTTGAGCTATTGACCTTGGCCGGAACCGAGTTCAACAGCCCTTGTGCAGGAGCTAATGCCGGGTCAGTTATTACGACCGTAAGCGGTGGAACTCTGCCATTTTCCTATACCTGGAGCAACGGAGCCACGACCCCTTCGCTCGCGGGTTTGGGTCCGGGTTCATACACGGTATGGGTTTCCGATGTCGATGGCCAAACGTACTTTAAGGCCTTTTTTATCCAAGAGCCATTCTCACCTTTGGCGATCTCAACCTTAACCGGTCCTGAATTTCCCATTGGTGCGGCGAATGGATATGCCAATGCCCTTGCCTCGGGCGGGGTTCCACCCTATACCTACCTATGGTCCAACGGCGCCACGACTACAAGTATCGATCAACTATCTGCAGCCACATATACCGTGACCGTGACCGACGACTACGGTTGTAGCGTCATAGCCTCCGATTCTGTTTACGGTGGCATTTTCCCGATTCAGTCCACATCGATCCTAACCAATCCAACCTGCTTCGGCTCCACCAACGGTTCCATCGAAATTGGCCCGAGCAGTGGACTTCCACCCTATCAGGTTCTTTGATCCGGCGGGCACACCGGCACGCTCGTAGGACCCTTGGCGCCCGGAACGTACTCCGTCACCGTGTCCAACCAAATCGGACAACAGTACACCGAAAGCTTTACCCTTACAGAACCCGCTCCTTTACAAGCTACTTATTCTGCAGTGCTCGAAACCTATCCAGGCTCGGCCGACGCCCAACTACAAGTCACTCCCCAAGGCGGAACCCCTCCTTATCAAATCCTGTGGTGGAACGGAAGTACAGCAAATAACTTATCCGGATTATCGGCGGGCAGTTATTCCCTGCACGTCGAGGACGCTAACGGATGCAGTGTGACAACACCGGTCAATATTACTACGGCCAATACCCCGGTAAAACTGCAGCCTTTCGTAAATCTGATCACTTGCTTTGGAACCGCTGACGGAGCCATAATCTGAACGTAATTGGTGGGGTATCGCCCTACTCCTACACTTGGTCCAATGGAAATGCAACATCATCGCTTTCCCAATTGACTGCGGGTACTTATTCAGTAACCGTTTCAGATCAGACCGGTCAAGTGGCCACCCAATCATTCCTTCTAACGGAACCAACGGCGTTGTCGCTAAGCACTTCAGCCACTCAAGAATCTTATCCGGGCGCGGCCGACGCTCAGAGGACCGCTACTCCAAGCGGTGGAACCACACCCTACAAAATCATTTGGCCTCAAGGGGGTTCGGGCACCTCGGTCACGGATCTTTCCGGTGGGACA harbors:
- a CDS encoding class II glutamine amidotransferase — translated: MSDPIKHECGIAMLRLRKPLEYYVEKCGTAFYGLNKMYLLMEKQHNRGQDGAGLANVKLDVPPGKRYISRRRSIKSRPIQDIFKKINARFIQAFSENPERTKDVQWLKENLPFSGELFLAHLRYGTYGKNSIEACHPFLRQNNWMTRNLILAGNFNMTNVDELFNELVALGQHPKKKADTVTILEKIGHFIDEQNDELYYKFKKELGVTKQEATKLIAEHMDLQDILKKSSKKWDGGYAMAGLVGHGDAFVLRDPAGIRPTYWYADDEIVVAASERPVIMTAFNVPFESVQELDPGCALIVKKNGSYDVKRIKDAVERKACSFERIYFSRGSDAEIYRERIELGRRVCAPVLETINEDLDNSVFSFIPNTAETAFYGMVKGMEDFLKNEKKQTLRERGNQMSDEEIDALIDKRPRVEKIAIKDAKLRTFITEDDARDDLVAHVYDVMYGTVKPDDNLVILDDSIVRGTTLKKSILRILDRLHPKRIVVVSSAPQIRYPDCYGIDMARLGDFVAFRAAIELLKDTGREGLVQEVYEQCKAQTALPDSEVVNYVKRIYEPFTAEEISDKIGELLRPAEINAEVEIIYQGIDDLHAACPKNLGDWYFTGDYPTPGGNRVVNRAFINFVEGNNKRAY
- a CDS encoding SprB repeat-containing protein, with protein sequence MHRTPPSRRKAQILIWLFLFFLPSAGWAQSGFQLSVSVVPNTTCAKGTDGEIHMTLQNGLPPYQVIWEGPNGPLSASGSASSNNLSATNLISGDYFLTVTDRGGGVIKDNFFVADESDPCGQIDETITHPSSATSQDGALSLVIPFGTGSYILVLEDSQGNTVDSVFATAPMPPSLDYTNLGPSVYSLSVIDQNGCPARGGTYVLIGGLQANIALTHPSCFGQQGSASITVTIGTPPYQYLWSNGSSGSAVQLAAGNYSVTVSDSTGRFTIKSLTMTSPPEITLAEQIQNESISGYDNGAVSVSASGGVPPYTYEWSTGNLGTTLSNLSNGNYTVTVTDQVGCEHIESYNVLPGILSVSVQPNPQYGTADQLINVQVTYGVPPFAYSWSDGSTGNDIQMSPGTYTVTVTDSEGSFNSEVFTVFNTLPLGVVGNGIAESVVGANDGAAIASAINGYSPYQYLWNTGATISILNGMSPGSYSVTVTDALGCKAETTVTIVPGAPILNVYQVPTHNQCHGDSLGAVTILTTGGSPPLQFHWSDGSSDQNRSGLAAGQYTLTVSDAGQQTYILPLSINEPTELHTNLSLKS
- a CDS encoding SprB repeat-containing protein; this translates as MIPTGGIPPYQVLWSTGSTNDAIVYLSSGAYGVTVTDDNGCSLKNNFNILVGVELLTLAGTEFNSPCAGANAGSVITTVSGGTLPFSYTWSNGATTPSLAGLGPGSYTVWVSDVDGQTYFKAFFIQEPFSPLAISTLTGPEFPIGAANGYANALASGGVPPYTYLWSNGATTTSIDQLSAATYTVTVTDDYGCSVIASDSVYGGIFPIQSTSILTNPTCFGSTNGSIEIGPSSGLPPYQVL